The Buchnera aphidicola (Muscaphis stroyani) DNA window GTCATTGTATTATAAGAAAAGGTTTTCATTCTCTTTCAGGTTGGTCTGAAAAAGAAGATGATATTTTAGATAAAGCATGGGGCCTTGAATCTAAAAGCCGTTTGAGTTGCCAAGCTATAATTGGAAATGTTGATGTAGTAGTAGAGATTCCTCTTTATAGTGTTAATTATACAGGTGAATCTTAATTTTAACAATATATCTTTAATAATTAATTTTTTTATTTCTTAGAAATATAAGGATTAAGATTTTCTTTAAATTTTATTTGAATAAGTGCTCCTTTTATTTTAAACATGTTATAAAAAAAATTAATTAAGTATTTTTTATATGAATTAGGCAAACATTTAATTTGATTTCCATGAATGATAATAATTAGTGGATTAAAGCTTCCTAAATGGGCATATTTTAATTTTATTCGACGACCTTTAATGATAGGAGGTTGATGTTTTTTTGTTGCTATATGCATGGATTTTGTAAGTATTGAAGCACTTATTTTATTTTGAGAATTTATATAAGCCTCATTGACAGATTTAAGTATGTTAAATATTCCCATATTTTTTAATGCTGATATAAAATGAATTCTTGAAAAAAACAAAAATTGTAATTTTTTTTCTATTAAATTTTTAAATCTTTTTTTTTCAGTATTATGCAACAAATCGTATTTATTTATTACAACAACTATAGATTTTCCAGTTTTGACAATAAAACTAGCTAACGATAAATCTTGATTAGAAATAGTTTTTGTACTTGCATCTATTATTAATAAAACTACATTTGCATTTTCAATGCTTTGCAAAGTTTTTATCATTGAAAATTTTTCAATTACATTACTTATTTTATTTTTTTTAACAGTTCCTGCAGTATCAATTAAAATGTAATTTTTTTTACGATGTGTCATAGGTGTAGATATACTATCTAATGTAGTTCCTGGTATTTGGCATGTTATCATTTGTTTTTTTTTTAGAAAAGCATTTGTTAAGGTAGATTTCCCTACGTTAGGTCTTCCTATTAAAGCAATTTTTATTTCTCTTTTATTTTCTTTTTGACTTTTTATATTCAATTGACTATTCAATTTTTCTTTAAAATTCATGTTTATCCAGGGAATTAAATATTTTAAGATAAGAGTACTAATTCCTTGGTTGCAACGTGCAGAAATTTGATGTTGATTTTTAAAACCTAACTCATAAAATTCATTAATTTTCGATGTTTTAAAACTTTTATCTATTTTGTTAATTATTAAAATAATTTTTTTATTATATTTTCTGATGAACTGAGATAAGTTTTTTTCTTGTGGCATTAGTCCGTCATAAGCATCGACTATAAAAAGAATTAAATCAGATTCTTTTATAGCTTTTAACGTTTGTACATAAGCTTTTTTTTTGATTCTTTCTAATTGAATATCCAAACCGGCAGTATCAATTAAAATTCCTTTTTTTTGCTTTTCTAAAAAAATATATCCATATTGTCTGTCTCTAGTTAAGCCCGGATAATCAGCAACTAATGCATTTCTGCTTTTTGTTAAAATATTAAATAAAGTAGATTTTCCTACATTAGTTCGACCAATTAATGAAATAATAGGTAGCATAGTGAATGTACTCTTATAAAAATTAAAAAAATTTTTTTAAATTTGCATTTATGTTTCAGTATTTATTTTATTTCGTTAATCTTCATGTTAACAATCTCTTTAGATGCATTAGATAGATTATAAGATTTGCTTTTTTCCCATGCTATTAAAGCTTCTTTTTTATTATTTTGACCCATAAAAATATCTCCTTTCATATTTTCAACTATATTCTGCCATTCGACATTTTTTATATTCTTAAGAATATTCATTGCTTCATGATATTTTTTTTGTTGTATTTTTATTTTGCAAATTCTTATTAATAAAACATTTTTTAAATTTTCTTCCTTTATATATTTTAAATTGCTGTTTAACAAAAAAGCGGCTTTGTTTAAATTATTTGATAAAACATATTGTTTTGATAAAAACATAGCAGTTAATGCACCATAAATGTTGTTATTTTGAATGATAAAAGTTTCAGCATCAGTTATAGTTTTAGGTTTTTTTATGTCTATTTTTTGAATTATAAGCTCGTATTTAGATGTATCAAAAGAACTCGATTCAACGAAAAAAAATTTTTTCCAGCATGTAAAAATACAGATCGCACTAATAAAGAAGATAAGAATATATTTTTTATTAGAATTTTTATTTTT harbors:
- the fdx gene encoding ISC system 2Fe-2S type ferredoxin, which produces MPKIFFLPHKIILPKGAVFDSKTGETILHVGLRNNVKIEHACEQSCACSTCHCIIRKGFHSLSGWSEKEDDILDKAWGLESKSRLSCQAIIGNVDVVVEIPLYSVNYTGES
- the der gene encoding ribosome biogenesis GTPase Der yields the protein MLPIISLIGRTNVGKSTLFNILTKSRNALVADYPGLTRDRQYGYIFLEKQKKGILIDTAGLDIQLERIKKKAYVQTLKAIKESDLILFIVDAYDGLMPQEKNLSQFIRKYNKKIILIINKIDKSFKTSKINEFYELGFKNQHQISARCNQGISTLILKYLIPWINMNFKEKLNSQLNIKSQKENKREIKIALIGRPNVGKSTLTNAFLKKKQMITCQIPGTTLDSISTPMTHRKKNYILIDTAGTVKKNKISNVIEKFSMIKTLQSIENANVVLLIIDASTKTISNQDLSLASFIVKTGKSIVVVINKYDLLHNTEKKRFKNLIEKKLQFLFFSRIHFISALKNMGIFNILKSVNEAYINSQNKISASILTKSMHIATKKHQPPIIKGRRIKLKYAHLGSFNPLIIIIHGNQIKCLPNSYKKYLINFFYNMFKIKGALIQIKFKENLNPYISKK
- a CDS encoding YfgM family protein; amino-acid sequence: MIKIFQKNKNSNKKYILIFFISAICIFTCWKKFFFVESSSFDTSKYELIIQKIDIKKPKTITDAETFIIQNNNIYGALTAMFLSKQYVLSNNLNKAAFLLNSNLKYIKEENLKNVLLIRICKIKIQQKKYHEAMNILKNIKNVEWQNIVENMKGDIFMGQNNKKEALIAWEKSKSYNLSNASKEIVNMKINEIK